The sequence below is a genomic window from Brevibacillus agri.
GAATCGCACCTGGAGCAGATCGGTCCGGTGATCGGCACGCATACAGGGCCAGGGCTGTTGGGTGTCGTGATGGTCAAGCAGTAGGCACGAAAGTCCATGCGAATCATATGCGAGAAAGCCTCCCGAACGACGGGAGGCTTTTTGCGCGACAAAAGCAGCAACGCGTCCGGACGAAACAGCGGAGAGCGGGATTCGCCGCCTGGCTACACGCCGTGATGCAAAACGAGCAAGCGCCCGCGCCTTGTTTATTCATAATAAACAAACCCGACGAGAATCAGCACGGCGAAAAGCGCCCCGGCCACTATGCGCAGCATGTCGAAGTAAAATTCGGACGGCTCGTCCTGACTGGTGCCGTGCTTGCTCACATACTCCCAGATCGCGCGCGGATAGAGGGCCAGAAAGCCGACAAACAATAGAAACAGGACATAAAAAAAGAATTTCGATCACAGCCACACCAATTCCCCCTATAGGAATAGGTATGGTATGGGGAGGAAATGGTTTCAAAAAGAGGGACGACCGCAACAGAGGCGGCCAAACATACGCTACACTTTCCCATGTGGCGCTTTGACAGCCTGTAGGATACAATGAGAGTGAATCTTGTTGAACCCCTTTGTCATTCAGGAGGAGAACCGGTTGAAGTACAAAAGCGTATTTGATATCATCGGCCCGATCATGGTTGGACCATCCAGCTCCCATACGGCTGGCGCTGCCCGGATTGGCCGGGTGGCTCGCAAGCTGTTCGGGCGGCAGCCAAAGCGGGCAGACATTACTTTTTACGGCTCATTCGCGAAAACGTATCAGGGGCATGGCTCAGACGTGGCGACGGTTGCAGGGATTCTCGACTTCGATACGTCTGATTTGCGCCTGAAAAATTCGCTCTTGATTGCAGAAAAAGCAGGAATGGAAGTGGTCTTGACCACTTCGGACGTTTTGACAGAGCATCCGAACACCGCGCGGATCAAGCTGTCCGACGATCAGCACCAGATTGAACTGGTCGGCGTGTCGATCGGCGGCGGCAAGATCGAGGTGCTGGAGTTAAACGGATTTTCGTTCCAGCTCGGCTTCGATACGCCGACGCTCCTCGTTTTGCATGAAGACCGTTTCGGGATGATTGCTGCCGTGGCCAAAGTGCTGACGGAGCATCGGATCAATGTCGGGTTCATGGAAGTGTCCAGGCACGAGCGCGGCTCGCGGGCCTTGATGGCGATTGAGACGGACTCGACGGTATCCCCGGAAGTGCTGGAGAAAATTCGTCAGATCCCCCATATTTTTGATGTTTCCCTGCTTTCGTTCTAGCTTGTCTTTCAGCCAGATGCGCGAAAAAAGCAGGAGCAGAGGAGTGAATCAACCAGATGTTTTGTAACGTAGCTGAACTGGTAGAATTGGCCGAATCCCAGGGCAAAAAAATCTCCCAGGTGATGATTGAAGCGGAAATGGAAGTGTCCCAGCGGACGAAAGACGCGATTATGCAAGACATGTACGCCAATCTTGACGTGATGGAAAAAGCCGTGCATCGCGGGCTTACCGAAGACATTCGCTCCCATAGCGGACTGACGGGCGGCGATGCGAAAAAGCTGCAAGACTATATGAAGAAC
It includes:
- the sdaAB gene encoding L-serine ammonia-lyase, iron-sulfur-dependent subunit beta, which gives rise to MKYKSVFDIIGPIMVGPSSSHTAGAARIGRVARKLFGRQPKRADITFYGSFAKTYQGHGSDVATVAGILDFDTSDLRLKNSLLIAEKAGMEVVLTTSDVLTEHPNTARIKLSDDQHQIELVGVSIGGGKIEVLELNGFSFQLGFDTPTLLVLHEDRFGMIAAVAKVLTEHRINVGFMEVSRHERGSRALMAIETDSTVSPEVLEKIRQIPHIFDVSLLSF